A single region of the Cucumis melo cultivar AY chromosome 3, USDA_Cmelo_AY_1.0, whole genome shotgun sequence genome encodes:
- the LOC103496550 gene encoding protein phosphatase 1 regulatory subunit INH3 gives MARAPMTASGALTSSSPSLTTTTVILPNGSSSSQPPETLVLRLNRKKKKVSWKEGTVDNEFMQKKSSKKCCIFHKQKPFDEDGSDQEDDDNHHHGNGNPCCSGGNGGDGSSSVS, from the coding sequence ATGGCCAGGGCACCCATGACCGCTTCCGGAGCATTGACCTCCTCCTCCCCTTCACTCACCACCACCACCGTCATCTTACCCAACGGTTCTTCTTCCTCTCAACCCCCCGAAACCCTAGTGCTCCGTCTCAatcggaagaagaagaaggtctCCTGGAAGGAAGGCACCGTCGATAACGAGTTCATGCAGAAAAAGAGCTCCAAGAAGTGCTGTATATTTCACAAGCAGAAACCCTTCGACGAGGACGGCAGCGATCAGGAGGATGATGATAATCATCATCATGGGAACGGAAACCCTTGCTGCTCTGGGGGAAACGGCGGGGATGGTTCCAGTAGTGTCAGTTGA